In a genomic window of Cystobacter fuscus DSM 2262:
- a CDS encoding GNAT family N-acetyltransferase encodes MYLRPYHPNDRDAVYDICVRTGASGQDARGHYRSDDLLPDVYAGAYLELEPHLAFVLDDGGRAVGYVLGTADTPSFVKAWRARWLPRVAGRHPPPVEPPLTADDRLISTLHHPERMLLPELAPHPAHLHVDLLPHAQGAGHGRRLVETFLAAAAAAGAPSLHLGTGNDNTRAVRFYERLGFQRLTVAGVEGTTFFWRPTR; translated from the coding sequence ATGTATCTGCGTCCCTACCACCCGAACGATCGCGATGCCGTGTATGACATCTGTGTGCGCACGGGCGCGTCCGGCCAGGATGCCCGGGGCCACTACCGCAGCGACGATCTGCTCCCCGACGTCTATGCCGGCGCCTACCTCGAACTCGAGCCGCACCTCGCGTTCGTGCTGGACGACGGCGGGCGCGCGGTCGGGTACGTGCTCGGCACCGCCGACACGCCGTCCTTCGTGAAGGCCTGGCGCGCCCGGTGGCTGCCCCGCGTGGCCGGCCGCCATCCCCCTCCGGTCGAGCCGCCACTCACCGCGGATGATCGGCTCATCTCCACGCTGCACCACCCCGAGCGGATGCTCCTGCCCGAGCTGGCCCCCCACCCGGCGCACCTGCACGTCGACCTGCTTCCGCATGCGCAGGGGGCCGGGCACGGCCGACGTCTCGTGGAGACCTTCCTCGCCGCCGCCGCCGCCGCGGGCGCCCCCTCCCTGCATCTGGGCACGGGCAACGACAACACCCGGGCGGTGCGTTTCTACGAGCGTCTGGGCTTCCAGCGGCTCACCGTGGCGGGGGTCGAGGGCACCACGTTCTTCTGGCGCCCCACCCGGTGA